One window of Robiginitalea biformata HTCC2501 genomic DNA carries:
- a CDS encoding 23S rRNA (pseudouridine(1915)-N(3))-methyltransferase RlmH — protein sequence MKLILLAVGKTDAGPLEALIADFERRLNHYIPFEIGIVPDIRTKGKVKPEQLKEKEAEAILRALHPQDALWLLDEKGREYSSRGFAGQLQKCMNAGPKRLVLVIGGAYGFSEGLRTRADRTVSLSKMTFNHQVVRLLAVEQLYRAFSILRGDPYHND from the coding sequence ATGAAGCTCATTCTGCTCGCTGTTGGCAAAACAGATGCCGGCCCGTTGGAGGCTCTCATTGCGGACTTCGAACGCCGACTCAACCACTACATCCCTTTTGAAATCGGGATCGTCCCGGATATTCGAACCAAAGGGAAGGTTAAACCGGAACAGCTGAAAGAAAAAGAAGCGGAAGCCATCCTCCGGGCGTTACATCCCCAGGATGCCCTTTGGCTGCTCGATGAAAAGGGGCGGGAGTATTCCTCCCGGGGGTTTGCAGGGCAGTTGCAGAAATGTATGAATGCCGGGCCGAAAAGGCTCGTACTGGTTATCGGCGGGGCCTACGGCTTTTCAGAAGGCCTGCGCACCCGGGCCGATAGGACGGTGAGCCTCTCGAAGATGACCTTCAACCACCAGGTGGTCCGGCTCCTGGCGGTGGAACAGCTCTACCGGGCTTTTTCCATCCTGAGGGGGGATCCCTACCACAATGACTGA
- a CDS encoding class I SAM-dependent methyltransferase, with protein MKQPKDLFSEQAADYRRFRPSYPANLLEDIIALVPDRQRALDCATGNGQVARALSPYFQQVNAIDISEEQLRQAPSAPNITYSRQRAEATGFANGTFDLICVAQAIHWFDIPAFHNEARRLLKPGGVLAVWGYGLLKTDPETDAWLDRYYRQVVGPYWEPERRYVEAAYANLPFPWEEIEMPGPYSIRREVALEDIAGYLYSWSATRHLLHTERDPVPEWMDQLAARWIPGSTREARHEIFLRAGRADVPDGDG; from the coding sequence ATGAAGCAACCGAAAGACTTGTTTTCCGAGCAGGCCGCAGATTACCGGCGATTCCGGCCTTCCTATCCGGCAAATTTGCTGGAAGATATAATCGCCCTGGTTCCCGACAGGCAACGGGCGCTGGATTGTGCCACCGGCAACGGGCAGGTAGCCCGGGCCCTTTCACCTTATTTCCAGCAGGTAAACGCTATCGATATCAGCGAAGAACAATTGCGGCAAGCCCCTTCGGCCCCCAACATTACCTACAGCCGGCAGCGGGCGGAAGCCACCGGTTTTGCCAACGGGACGTTCGACCTGATCTGTGTGGCCCAGGCCATCCACTGGTTCGACATCCCGGCATTCCACAACGAGGCGCGACGGTTGCTCAAACCGGGAGGCGTGCTGGCCGTCTGGGGTTACGGCTTACTGAAAACCGACCCGGAAACCGATGCCTGGCTCGATCGGTATTACCGGCAGGTGGTGGGCCCCTATTGGGAGCCCGAACGACGATACGTGGAAGCGGCATACGCCAACCTGCCCTTCCCCTGGGAAGAAATCGAAATGCCCGGCCCGTATTCCATACGCCGTGAGGTGGCACTGGAGGATATAGCCGGATACCTGTATTCCTGGTCGGCTACACGCCACCTGTTGCACACCGAAAGGGACCCGGTGCCCGAATGGATGGATCAACTGGCTGCCCGCTGGATCCCGGGAAGCACCCGGGAAGCAAGGCATGAGATATTCCTGCGTGCGGGGCGAGCGGATGTCCCGGACGGAGACGGTTAG
- the serA gene encoding phosphoglycerate dehydrogenase — translation MSRKFVFDFDSTLTRVEALDVLAEITLEGREDRDAIIREIQQITNLGIDGDISFTESLERRIRLLGAHRKDLEPLIGMLREKISKSIATNREFFEKFADDIYVISCGFKEFIDPIVREYNIPEERVFANTFEFDEQGRITGFDTANVLASHNGKIECLRALDLEGEVQVIGDGYSDYVMREAGIAHKFFAYTENVHREKAARNADHIAPNLDEFLFVNDLPRNLSYPKNRIKILLLENVHPAAFKNLSEDGFSVELVKHSLPEEELIEKIKGVHVLGIRSKTRVTKKVLDAADKLLIVGAFCIGTTQIELEYARQKGVVVFNAPYSNTRSVVELAIGEIIVLMRSIFPRSTEIHNGEWHKTAANAREIRGKNLGIVGYGNIGKQLSVLAEAMGMRVYYYDVNEQLALGNAVKCDTLEDLLGVSDVVTLHIDDNPANRNFIGERELAQMRTGAYLINLSRGFVVDIPALVGALKSGKLAGAAIDVYPEEPASNGPFETELRNLDNVILTPHIGGSTEEAQRDIADFVPNKIMDYINSGSTVDAVNFPNIRLPKQQNAHRFLHIHKNVPGIMAHINKVLASYDMNIIGQYLSTDPEVGYVITDLDKEYNKAVIKELKAIEHTIKFRVLY, via the coding sequence CAGCAGATCACCAACCTGGGCATCGACGGGGATATCTCCTTTACGGAGTCCCTGGAACGGCGTATCCGGTTGCTCGGGGCGCACCGGAAAGACCTGGAACCCCTCATAGGGATGCTGCGGGAGAAAATTTCAAAATCCATTGCAACCAACAGGGAATTCTTTGAAAAATTTGCGGATGACATCTATGTGATTTCCTGCGGTTTCAAGGAGTTTATCGATCCGATTGTCCGGGAATACAACATTCCGGAAGAACGGGTTTTTGCAAACACCTTCGAGTTTGACGAGCAGGGCCGCATTACCGGATTCGACACGGCCAATGTACTGGCTTCCCACAACGGAAAGATCGAATGCCTCCGGGCACTCGACCTGGAAGGGGAGGTACAGGTCATCGGCGACGGCTACAGCGATTACGTGATGCGCGAGGCCGGTATAGCCCATAAATTCTTTGCCTATACCGAGAATGTCCACCGCGAAAAGGCCGCCCGAAATGCCGACCATATCGCACCTAACCTTGATGAATTTTTATTTGTAAACGATTTGCCACGAAATCTATCCTACCCCAAGAACCGGATCAAGATCCTCCTGCTGGAGAATGTTCACCCGGCAGCATTTAAAAACCTTTCCGAAGACGGATTTTCCGTCGAACTGGTCAAACACAGCCTCCCGGAGGAAGAACTGATCGAAAAAATCAAGGGTGTCCATGTATTGGGTATCCGGTCCAAGACCCGGGTCACCAAGAAAGTACTGGATGCCGCCGATAAGCTTTTGATTGTCGGGGCCTTTTGCATCGGGACCACCCAAATCGAACTCGAGTACGCCCGCCAGAAAGGGGTGGTGGTCTTCAACGCCCCCTACAGCAACACGCGTTCCGTGGTGGAACTCGCCATCGGGGAGATCATCGTCCTGATGCGGAGCATTTTTCCCAGGAGCACGGAAATCCACAACGGGGAATGGCATAAAACCGCAGCAAATGCCCGGGAAATCCGGGGGAAGAACCTGGGGATTGTCGGGTACGGGAATATCGGGAAACAACTCTCCGTGTTGGCCGAGGCCATGGGCATGCGCGTGTACTATTACGACGTGAACGAACAACTCGCCCTGGGCAATGCCGTTAAATGTGACACGCTGGAAGACCTGCTCGGCGTCTCCGACGTGGTCACCCTGCACATAGACGACAACCCTGCCAACCGGAATTTCATCGGGGAACGGGAACTCGCCCAGATGCGCACGGGGGCCTACCTGATCAACCTGTCCCGGGGGTTCGTGGTGGATATCCCGGCTTTGGTCGGAGCCCTGAAATCCGGAAAGCTCGCAGGTGCCGCCATCGACGTGTACCCGGAAGAACCTGCCAGCAACGGCCCGTTTGAAACTGAACTGAGAAACCTGGATAACGTGATCCTCACCCCCCATATCGGCGGGAGCACCGAGGAGGCCCAGCGGGATATAGCCGACTTTGTCCCGAACAAGATCATGGACTATATCAATTCGGGCAGTACGGTAGACGCGGTGAATTTTCCGAACATCCGGCTGCCCAAACAACAAAATGCGCACCGTTTCCTGCACATCCACAAAAATGTCCCCGGGATCATGGCCCATATCAATAAGGTCCTGGCGTCCTACGACATGAATATCATCGGCCAGTACCTGTCGACAGACCCAGAAGTGGGCTACGTAATCACCGACCTGGATAAGGAGTACAACAAAGCGGTCATCAAGGAACTCAAGGCCATCGAGCACACGATTAAGTTCCGGGTGCTCTACTAA